A stretch of DNA from Hemitrygon akajei chromosome 4, sHemAka1.3, whole genome shotgun sequence:
TCTTCCGTTTTCAAGatagccatagagtcatagaagactacagcatagaaacaggcccttcatcccatctagtctgtgcagaaCCATTAATCTGTCtggtcccatcaatctgcacctggactatggccctccatacccctcctatctatgtatctatccaaatttctcttcaatggtGAAATCGACCCCGCATCCACCACTCTTGTTGCCAGCTCACTACACAATCacactgccctctgagtgaagaagtccccctcatgttccccctaaacatttcacctttcaccttaacccaTAACGTCTAGTTGTAGACTCACACAATCTccgtggaaaaaacctgcttgcatttaccctatctatacccctcataattttgcatgccTCAATCAAATATCCCCTCAGTCTTGTAggtacattctagggaataaagtcctaacctgttcaacttttccctatagcttaggtcctcaagtcttggcaacatccttgtaaattttctctgcactcattcaatcttacctacatctttcctgtaggtaggtgaccaaacctgGACACAAAAggccaaattaggcctcaccaaagtcttacacaatttcaacataacaccccaactcttgtactcaatacattgatttatgaaggccaaggtgctaaaatctttctttacaaccctatctaactgtgatgccactttcaaagaattatggatctgtattcctagtTCTCTCGGTTCTACCACACtcatcagtgccctaccactcacctgcCCTggatggtcctcccaaagtgcaacaactcataCTTGTTTGCATTAACCTTTCAACCCATTTGTCCAGCTGGTCcatatcccactgcaagctttgatagtcctcctcgctgtccactacaccctcagtCTTGGTGctatcaacaaatttgctgatccagtttacaacattatcatccaggtcattgatagaGATGACAAGGTCCTCAGATTACCAGCCTTTCACTGCTTAAAGTGCTAGTGTCCTCCTCATCACCTATAACATGTGAACCAAAGTGGGTAGGCAGGTCTATTATCTGCTGCTCTGAAGCAGTTAACTCAAAACCAGAATTGTCATAATGGAGGAAGTTTGGGTCGGAAGGGAAGCTTTGGCAGCGATCTTGTCGGTAGTGATGGCGAGGCAATGGATTACTCCTTGGATACTTCCACTGAGAATGCTTCTCAGGACTGGGATTAGTGGATAATTTACTTTCATTGGTTGGGGTTCTTGCCTTCCTTCTGCCTGTGTAAGTTTCTAACTCACTAAAAACACAAGTTGCAATGGGGCGATCATTGGCTGGATTGGCTTTATTCGTCCAGGCTCCAGCTTGACCGCCTCTCATGAGTTGTTTTGAAGACTCTGAGATGAATGCACTGGAGTTCCAGCTAGGGTTTCGTGCAGTGCTGCCATTAGTCCTATAGTGAACTCCAGGTCTGTTATTACTACATCTTTCACTCCCAGCTGCTGCCTTGTCAATACCTCTTGAGTGCTGTAGGGATGGAAGCTTCTGTGTGCAGGACGACATACTTCTTTCTCTGTAATACTTGCTGGTTCTACATTCACTGAAGCTGGATGTCCTTCTAAAATCAGGGTCTCTGATGTATCCTCTCTCAAGCATTTCTCTCTCGGTTATTTTGTCATAATgcctgaactttcctggtctgtTCGGGAGTGTTTTATTATTTCCTCCGCAAACAGATACAGACAGATTAAAGTCATTTGGCGATTCTGGAAAAGGTGCAACCATTGGGTCTCTTCTATGACACATTGTGTCTATTTGTTGTTTGCAGTACATTGGATTTTGATCCGAAAATGGAGATTTGATACGGAACCTGTTCAGGTTACTTTCTGCACTGCTTTCCATGTCCAAAGAGGGCACTATAACAGAGCTGGTTTTAGCTTGGTCTGTCTCTGTAGCCAGAGCTCCTCCTTCATTCATGATCGTATCGTCTAAAGGGTGCTGTGTAACATGGTAAACTTGGGTTGCTTCCGTTATCCCTTTCTTCTTCATTTCTTTCAATTGCTGGTGTGCTAAACGGTATCCAAATATAGGGGGAATCACTTTATGGGCGCCCTGCAGTCCAAGATTTTCCTCTGGTAACGTCTCCTGATGGGCAACAAAATGCTGGCTCCTCCTGTGAGCCAGTGGAATGCTCACGCTATCTTCCACAAGGGCCGAGGGCATGTTATCAGTTAAAATGTCACGTTGATGGTTTAGTTCACAGAAATTCCTTTCTTCTTCAAGCGCATTCCTGAAGTTATGTGAAGGTACTGGATCATGCCTCACTGTGCTATTCAAATTCCGTTCTTTACATGGTAGCTTTGTCCGAATAGTGATTGCTATGGTGGCTATGATTATTATCAAACAGAATAAAATGCCAGTGATTGTCACTATATTGCCAGTTTTATGTCCTTTCCCAGGAACTCCAGATCCCCGTTCTGTAACATAAAAGACATTGAATTCACTAAACGCATTTTGAAAACCCTTGGAAAAGTTTTGACCATCAATTTTGTTATTCCATTAAACAAGACTGTGTAAACTACTTTTATTGCCTCATTAGCCTTAACAAAATTTATTGACCTCAGTCTGTATATTTTTAATTGACTGAGCATCAATGGAGAAAAGGCGAGGGAAGAAATTAGTGAGCTTCtttagacatgatgggctgaacagcccgTGCTCTGGTCGTTCTAGAATTCGATACATTTTCATGGGgaaatatttcagatttccactcCCTTTTGAAAAACTGCTTGGTTCATGATATTAACACTCTTCAGCCCATCTTAAATAATAAGGCAAATATGAGTTTGTTCTAGACTGACCCTGAAAGAAGATATAACTTAAATCTATCCACCCCTAAATTCCTTTGGGAATCTCAAGTCATTCTATTTGATTCTCCGCACCTCAGCCTTCACCTTCTATGTGTACTCATGGGAATTCAAGTTTTCTGTGGCAGTACTTGATTGCTTCAGTTGACTAAAAATAGAGGAGTCCAGAGATATTTAGACAATTGTCAGAGATAAGAAAACGAATTCAAAAATCGGTTCTATAGTGTCATTTTTCTTCATTCCTTATCCCATGTGTTTTGTCTTTTCTCCCCCACACCCCAACCCTGTCATAGCGATGATAATAAAGAAGTTCCATTGTGGAACAGAGGTCATAGTAAGTATCTGTGTTGAAATATCGATATTTCTTATTACCATATTAACACCACTTCTCTACATGATTTGCAAGAGTTAACTTAAGCATCCCATGTCCTTTCAAATTCATCTTCTGTCACTGAATACAGCTTGCATACAATGGCACCAACCAAAATATAGGGAGTGGTTTAACAGAGATCTTCacatgtggtagggaaattggtATACAGTTTGGAGAAATTGTTTCTGTTAGTAGGAATATTACTTATGCTACATATCCAGAGTGACATTGCAGACAAAAGCATTTTAATGCAAATAATTGTTATAATTAGCAATGTGTAAATAGAAGTGAGTTTAATTAGAACTTTCACTGGGGAATTTGGTGAATCCTTGCGGGAAGAAAATCTACATGGTAATGGAAAAGAATGACATTATTTGGATGATGTTTTTTTCAAAGAGTCTGAATGGGAGCAGACCTTTGctgcccattgagtccatgctgaTGATCAACCACCAATTTTAATTAATCCTTCACTAATCCCACATTCACATCAATTCCTCCTGaaatctaccactcacctacacactagggacaatttTCAGAGGCTATTTAACCTATCAGCTCGTGCTTCTTGGGACATAGTCGGAAACTGAAGCATCCTGAGGAAGCTCACTTAGTCACGTGCAAATTCCGAACAGACAGCACCCCAggaacctgggtctctggggCAGTGAGGCAGCAGTTCTACTAGCTGTGCCAATGCGCCATTTCAATTTAAGCCAAATGACCTTCCTGACCCAAAATATCAGCTCTTTGTTCCTCTTATTAagtgttgcctaacctgctgagttcctcctattttttgtgtgtgttgctcaagattttcagcctcttcaaaatctcttgtgtttattacctttttctgtgctgtgtctTTTCATGACTTAACTTCAGACGGTTCCTTTCTATAGCTCTCTGAGTTTCTTTTTTCATTAAGTACTCTCCACTAAATTCCCTCCCTCCCAAACTTCAAAATATACTGACCTAAAATAAATTGGGCACAATTAATTGTCACTCACACatcaaatagacaatagacaatagacaataggtgcagaagtagaccattcggcccttcgagcctgcaccaccattctgagatcatggctgatcatctactatcaatacctggttcctgccttgtccccatatcccttgattcccttatccataagatacctatctagctccttcttgaaagcatccagagaattggcctccactgccttctgaggcagtgcattccacacccccacaactctctgggagaagaagtttttccttaactctgtcctgaatgacctaccccttattctttaaccatgccctctggtactggactctcccagcatctggaacatatttcctgcctctatcttgtccaatcccttaataatcttatatgttgcaatcagatcccctttcaatctccttaattccagcatgtacaagcccagtctctctaacctctctgcgtaagacagtccggacatcccaggaattaaccttgtgaatctactctgcacttcctctacagccaggatgtccttccttaatcctggagaccaaaactgtacacaatactccaggtgtggtttcaccagtgctctgtacaaatgcaaaaggataacAAATAGATTGTTTTTCTAAACAACATCATGATTACCAACATAATCTTAAAGAATAATCAATCCAAGTGAAGTGTTTAAAACCATATAATAACTTGTATGAATGGAATACTATCTTCTCCACAAGAAGTAGCCTATTAATCTTCAAACATAATGATTGAAATAATGCTTAAGCTTCAATTTGAAAGAACTAGGATAACACTTGCACCTGCCATTTTAAACTTGGTCCTTGAACTTTTTTGCAATGCATTGTTAGAATCACCAAATTCTGTCCATTGTACCCTTTGTTACCATGTGAACCCATTGGTGTTTCACTCTTTCCCTTTCAACGGTTCAATATTCTTCCATTTCCCATCACATAGCCAATCTTAATCTCCGATATAAACATTGACTAACCCAGGTTACCCATGTCTGTCACTGTGAGTCACCCATTACAAGAGCTAATTAAGCAGATTCCTGCAATGTGGATAGGAAACAAAGATCAGATAAAGTCTCGGCCCGAACGTCaaatgtttatttccctccataaatgctgcctgaccagctgagttcctccagcattttgtgtgtgtaaagaTGAGATAGTTTTGAATGTTTTCTGAAGTGGAACATTCAGAGTTGCCGTGTTTACTTACCCGCACAATCCACAAGTGAACAGAGGGAAACTTCTCGCTCCTCTCCGTTGCACCCCATTGTccctgaggaggaggaggaggaggagacgcACTGTCGGTACCTTTCGCGCACTCCGTCACCGCATGTGACACTACACGGACTCCAGGACATCCAAACACTCTCTCTTTCTGCAAATTTCACAAAGTGTGGTTATTTTACTCTTCCCATCGTACATGTTTGGCTATCGACATTTTATTGATTAAATTCATTCTGCTGCCTACTACCTCATATCTAAATACCGCCAGGGCAATTGACTGAAGAAATATGTATTATTTCTTGCCTTATGCTGACCCATGTGATTAAAAACAACTTTTTTGTAACCCCCTGAAAGGCAAATTCAATAAATGCACTGAATGCAAAGAAAATCAAGGTTCATTATCTGATTGCTAGTTTGTGCTGAGATCGCTGACAATATCAGCAACATTAATAGCACCACACTGGAGATTTATGTTAAGCAGTTGGAAAATTGGAGAGGGTTTTTATTCCTGATGCAGTGACCCCCTGGAATTACAACAATTCCTAGTGCAAACACGTCCCACCATGTTCCCTTACAGACGCAGTGTGCTGGAGTCTTGTACCCAGAGTTCTATTTCTGGGAAAGTGTCATGTCAGGACTTGGGATTGCTGCAACTTACTTCGCAGCCATTAGAAATGGCGAATGGACATTTGGGAGGATTGATGGAGAGTCCATGGGACTCCAGCGATCACCGAGGCCTTCCAAAAATTTCACTTTGCTTCAGCCTCAAATTCAAAGTAGGTCAACCTGAGCTTTAAATACGGACagggacttggcctctacaggcaatgaattccactgattcaccacctgctgactaaagaaattccttctcatttctgttctgaggTTCTTGACTCAtccactattgaaaacattctctctacatccactctatctaggcctttcaatatttgataggtttcagtgccATTCCCCTTTCACGCTTCCTAACTccagctcagagccatcaaacgcattcattcattcattctcagaatcattgtAGCGAACCTCCTCCGGGCTCTCTCCAATGCCCGcagatcttttcttagaaaagggacccaaagctgctcacaatactctaaatgtgctctgaccaatgccttataaagcatttGCATCACCTTTACTCTTAAGTGCTagttctctcgaaatgaatgcgaacattgcatttgccttccttaccacagactcaaattGCAAGATAATCTTTAGAGTCCTgcgcaagaactcccaagtccctttgcaactcttgACTTCTGAGTGTTCTCctcgtttagaaaacagtctacgccTTTATTACTTGTACTAAAGGGTAATCGATTTTAAACATTAGAGTGAAGATCATTAAGTGGGGTAGTTTTGTTTGACCTATTCAATTTGGCGCCAAAATGTTGATTCTTTTGATTAATCACGGACCATTTACTGAACAATATAGCACATTGTTAGTTAAGGAGTAGTTTGATCAGCCGAATATAGTTTAATTATTTTAGACAATCTGATAGTTTTATATGTTGTGTAACATGTATCACTGAACAGTCGTTTTTTTTAAGTCGGTGCATTAAAGcaacagaaagggggggggggggggatttgtaTACGTTCTCCTAGTGTGACACCAACCTGCCGGTCTCTCAAGAGTGACACATTTCTCCGGGCTGGTGAAAGTGTGGCTGTGATTCCGAATGCTAACATACTCGAAGCAGTAGTTCTGCTTCCCAAAATCAAACAGCGAGCAGTTGAATTCGGTTGTGTTTTCCCTGGGGCGCAGCCACTTCTCAGCTACCAAAGCCTCTCTTCCGAACGCGGCACCCGCCTGTTTTCTATACACGGTCACTTTGCCCTGTAATCGGACGCAAGGGGGTGCCACTATTCGGACCTCCGCCGCCGAGTCGCACGCAGCCGTCCTCGGATGATCCACCAACACTTCATAACCGATACTCTGAGCAAATACCAGCGGTTCTGTGGAAGCGATCACGGAATTTGTGTACGGAGATCTCAGGGAAATCTTTAGGGATGTGCTTTGGTTGAAACCAGTGCAATCAAAATCCAACCTCTGAGAATTGGCAAGCTCAATTGTTTTACTTATCGTTGGTGTCAAAGTGTTGTTGGTATTGTAAGTTCCAGATCCATTAAAATCAATCATAACAGTGTCCAGAAATAAGGTGGTTACTCTCCAAGGACATAAATACTCGGGAGTAAAGGCATGGACCTGGAAGTGGCTAGATGAGTTACTTTCCCTCTCCAATTCAATTCCGAAGACCGGCCAGCGGACCTGCAGTATGTCGCTTGTCCACCGGGCTGTGTCGTTGCCTGCGAAATCGATCAGCCTAAACTGGAAGCTGCCAGCGTAAGTGAAATGAAAACACTCGAACTCCACAAAGCCCCGGGATTGGTTTCCGGGGATCAGCTTGGTGGCGACAGTTTGGTTTCTCTGGACGTCTACGAGTGACAGGGTTAAGTTGTGTGAGCTCGTCGCGTTCAGATCTTTGAAGTCAACACGAACGGTCTGGTTGCTCAGAGCCACGTGCCAAGGTTGTCCGGAAAGTCGATAACGGACTTCGGCAAAAACAGCTGAAATTTAAAGAGAGAATAGAATGTAGATATTTATTTGCTTGAATTAATGTAAAATCCCAGTGAAAATCCTCGGCACACTTCCGGCCTTTGGTAACGCAGGACTTGATTTTCCGGAGTAAAACCTTAAGTCAAACACCACAGGCCCGggcacagttattaccccttaaccatcggGCACCTGAATCAacgtgataacttcactcactttaaCTCTGAACTCATCCCACAATTTATGGACTCACGTTCAAGAACTCtataattcatgttctcagtatgtcTGTACTGCATGTATTTACTTGCAGTAAATACTTATTTATAATTTagttgcatttgcacagtctgtcGTTTTACATTGTGGTTATGTGtcatttttcattggttctattgtatcTCTGTGTTCTACTGTGAGAGCCTGCAAGAAAAATGAATcttggtagtatatggtgatataaatgtactttgataataaattttactttgaactttgaactattgcATGTTACTCATAACCCAAAACAATTTAGTTGACCATATTTTTTTAAAGTTGCTTAGTATACTTTTtcaagtagtgaaatagtttttAGTATTTTGAAGTGAACTGAATTGAGTATAGAAGCAGGACACCCCCTAACTATATAGAGAGCATAGTACCCTTGGTACCCGTGGGCAGCAAACATTACCAGGAGAACTGCGTGCCCAATTATTGGGATTTACAAATTGTCAGATAACAGATTATCAGATGTTCTGCCTAGACTAACCACAAGCTTGAAAGTGAAGTGGCTTTGGTCATTCAATGGTCTTATGGGTGGTTGAGATAGTCTTCTACCAGCGATTGCATACGGGACAAAAGAAATCCAAAGGGAAGTCTCGGTAACACAGGGCAATGAGCTTTGGAGAAGACAATGTCAGATATCAGGTGGTAGTTAACAAGGGAAAAAAATTGTTTAAGCAAAGTGAGGCCAGATGGAAACAATGCATggagaatataaatgcaaggaagtCAAGTGAACCTTTATAAAGCATTTGTTCAGCCTCagctagagtattgtgttcagttctggtcaccacattatagaacagatgtgaaaacattggaggggATCCAAACACTGATAGTTCCTGGATGGTGGATTACAGCTACAATGATAGAGAACTTGGGACTGATTTGGAGATGAGAAGGCTgagatgtcaaagttcaaagtaaatttattatcaaagtacatatatgacaccatgtacgactctgagattcattttcttgtgggcattcacagtaaatgcattatagaataataaccataatagaatcaatgaaagaccacccaacaggatggacgaacaattaatgtgcaaaggacaacagattttgcaaatgcaaaagaaaaaataacaatagtaataataaatatcaagctgagatgaagaatccttgaaagtgagtccataggttgtgggaacatttcaatgatggggcaagtgaagttacctcttttggttcaagagccagatggttgaggggtagtaactgttcctgaacctactggtgtgagtcctgaggctcctgtccttTCTCCTTCATGGCAACAGCTTCCATATTGTATATAAAATTATCGGGACCTGGACAGAGTGTATATGGGATGTCTATTTCGTTGCATGTAAACACAAGTATACACATCACAAGTATAGCATAAAGCAGGGGAATTAAGCATGCAAAAGGAAGAAAAACTATTTTTATGGTTTGTGTACTGAAATCTGAAAATCGCTGTCTACAAAGATGATGGATCCACTATGACCTTCAAAAGGGAATTGGATAACAGCTGTCACAGGGCCATATAACATGGAATGAAGCCATTCTGCTCATCATGCCCATGCTATccatcaagtacctatcaatATTAATCCCTTTACCAGCACAAGGGTCAAACTGTTCTATGCATCGTTGGTTTAAGTGCCTACCTAGATGTTCCTTGCCTCTCAAAATCCCATCATGAGAGGTGGAAACGGGTAAGGCCAGCCAACAAGGCTCCGGTGAAACTGTACAGGCCAATCCCCAGGACAGTGCAATGGATCACAGAAACATTTATGAAATCCAACCATACCATCGACTTTGGACAATGGAGATGGGAGGTCATCCATGGCTTATGCTCCACTGGGTGTGAATGGCCCAAGAGGACAAGAAGAAGAAGATACTCCTTAAACGTTGTAATACTGTGCCTCTACCACCCACTTAGAAAGTGCATTCCAGCTGAAGCTACACCCGGGTGAAAACGTTCTGCCTCAGATCTTCTCTAAAccttccaccccttaccttaaacctaACCTGTCTGCTTTTAGATACCTCTGCAATGGTGCATTACCTTATTTAAGTCCATTACAAATGTCACTGAAATTCATTATCATGAAAATAGTTCAAATGGATAAGGGTGTGGGATGAAAGAGAGAGCAAAAGGGAAGAGGTCTGAAGTAGGCAGAATCAGAGGAGGAGACAGTGGTGACAGCTATGAGATCATATTCAAGAgacaacacagtgtataaactcCTTGTGCTTTCatgaggtgtggatggagactgaGAATTTTGGATTAAAGAAGGCTGTTGGCCATTGAGGTGAGTAGGAGTATGCTGGGGTGGAGAAGGGGCTGTGAGGTGGAAGATGCGGGAGTCAGATCTAGTGGTGAATGATGAGGTAATGTAGGGGATGTCAGATGTAACATAGGTAGTAATTGATGTAATTGAGTTGGAAGGAATGAAGACGCCAGTTAAGGTTGGGGTGAAGTTGGGAAACCACTTTCAGCAGCAGGAGTTGAATCCGAAGAAATGAATCCTACAACTTACACTGTACTgacttcaagtttgaccttccaaagtgtattacATTaaacttttccagattgaacgccatctgccacttctccacccTGCTCTGCGTCCTGTTGATGTCCTTTTGTAACCTATGCCAACCTTCTACACATTCCACCACCACCAACTGTCATGCCATCTACAAactttctaacccatccctccactccatcccatctcATCCATAAAAATCACAGATGTTGTCCGagaacagatccttgcagaacaccaccggTCACCAGCCTCTGGGCCAAACACACTCCACGTGTGACCATCCTctgtcttctgtgagcaagcatATTCTGTAACCACGTAGCCAAGTTTAACAGTATCCCattcctcctgactttctgaatgaaccttaTTAAATACCTTTCTAATATCCATATACACCATATCCACCACTCTACCTTTACCATTTTGTTTTGTCACTTAGATCAGGCTCATAATGCATGACCTGTTcccaacaaagccatgctgactagctCCAATCAGTTTATGCTTCTCTAAATGGTCATAACTCCTATCTCTAAGACTGCTCTCCGGTATTTTGCCCACCACCTACATAAGACTCACTGTTCTacaattcccagggttatcccaATACCGTCCTTTAACCAAGGAATGATATTTGCCACCCTTTAATCATCTGGTACTACTCTGTGGCCAGTgagaatgcaaagatcatcaccaa
This window harbors:
- the thsd1 gene encoding thrombospondin type-1 domain-containing protein 1, translated to MKRPPRRSPAASSHVLLLVFCGCAVFAEVRYRLSGQPWHVALSNQTVRVDFKDLNATSSHNLTLSLVDVQRNQTVATKLIPGNQSRGFVEFECFHFTYAGSFQFRLIDFAGNDTARWTSDILQVRWPVFGIELERESNSSSHFQVHAFTPEYLCPWRVTTLFLDTVMIDFNGSGTYNTNNTLTPTISKTIELANSQRLDFDCTGFNQSTSLKISLRSPYTNSVIASTEPLVFAQSIGYEVLVDHPRTAACDSAAEVRIVAPPCVRLQGKVTVYRKQAGAAFGREALVAEKWLRPRENTTEFNCSLFDFGKQNYCFEYVSIRNHSHTFTSPEKCVTLERPAERESVWMSWSPCSVTCGDGVRERYRQCVSSSSSSSGTMGCNGEEREVSLCSLVDCAERGSGVPGKGHKTGNIVTITGILFCLIIIIATIAITIRTKLPCKERNLNSTVRHDPVPSHNFRNALEEERNFCELNHQRDILTDNMPSALVEDSVSIPLAHRRSQHFVAHQETLPEENLGLQGAHKVIPPIFGYRLAHQQLKEMKKKGITEATQVYHVTQHPLDDTIMNEGGALATETDQAKTSSVIVPSLDMESSAESNLNRFRIKSPFSDQNPMYCKQQIDTMCHRRDPMVAPFPESPNDFNLSVSVCGGNNKTLPNRPGKFRHYDKITEREMLERGYIRDPDFRRTSSFSECRTSKYYRERSMSSCTQKLPSLQHSRGIDKAAAGSERCSNNRPGVHYRTNGSTARNPSWNSSAFISESSKQLMRGGQAGAWTNKANPANDRPIATCVFSELETYTGRRKARTPTNESKLSTNPSPEKHSQWKYPRSNPLPRHHYRQDRCQSFPSDPNFLHYDNSGFELTASEQQIIDLPTHFGSHVIGDEEDTSTLSSERLVI